In the genome of uncultured Trichococcus sp., the window ACGGACCAGCATGAAATCATTCAGCTGATGCGCCGGGCTGTTCACTTTGACATACTCGAATATGCGGAACCTGTCGATCTGTTCATCTGTCATGGATAAGTCAATCGCCGCAACGTCCAGCGACACGTTCAAATTGATTAGGCTGGCCAGTTCGGCGCTTGCCTTGGTCAATAGGTTGCTGGCCACGGTCACGTCATCCCATGATTTCGTGGTAAATATCCAACCGTAAGCATCGACGGCCGCTTGATCGAATACATAGTCAATGCCGCCATTCACGGCTGCAATGGTCAAGCGCTCATCCGTGTCATTCCCAAGCTTAGCGCCATAAGGGATCAAAGCTGTTACAATGTCCTGACCTTTTATTTCCTTGTTCAGGTCCAGCAAATTTTCTCCCAGTTTGATTTCCTGAATACTTTGCATCGTGCTATCTTCCAGGTAATCCAAGTAGTTGATGCCACCCGATCTGCGGATCCTGATATAGCCACCAAGCAGCTTGATCAGTTTATCGTTGACCACTTCCCACGCGCTCGACGCTGCGATGCTGGACCGCGTGATGTAGTCGTTTGGATCGGTAACGGTAATGTTGCCCAAAACAAACCGCTTAGCAGTTTCCACCTGTGCGTTGTATTCGGTCAGGATATAGCTTAAAAAGCCGGACACGCTACCGGAGTAGGTGTACGGCCGAATAATTCCATCATTCAAGAAAGCAAGATCACCCTCACAGATAACATCTTTCGCGTTGTTAAAGTCCTGCGTATCATCCAGCACGCGGCCCCTGAATACTAGATAAGCATCCTGGTAAACTTCAATAGATGATTTCAGGCGATTGATGCGGTCATACATCGGATGGGATGGGTAGATTTTAAAGTCAAATGATCCCGTCTTGTTGACTTCCAACGCTATTTTTTTGTTGAATATGGCCAGTTCATCAATCCGGGGATCGAATAGCAATTCGTTGTCACAATAGACTGTATAAACCACTATAACGCCCCCTCTTGATATTCAAACGATACTGTCGTACCTTCTGTC includes:
- a CDS encoding phage tail spike protein; translation: MVYTVYCDNELLFDPRIDELAIFNKKIALEVNKTGSFDFKIYPSHPMYDRINRLKSSIEVYQDAYLVFRGRVLDDTQDFNNAKDVICEGDLAFLNDGIIRPYTYSGSVSGFLSYILTEYNAQVETAKRFVLGNITVTDPNDYITRSSIAASSAWEVVNDKLIKLLGGYIRIRRSGGINYLDYLEDSTMQSIQEIKLGENLLDLNKEIKGQDIVTALIPYGAKLGNDTDERLTIAAVNGGIDYVFDQAAVDAYGWIFTTKSWDDVTVASNLLTKASAELASLINLNVSLDVAAIDLSMTDEQIDRFRIFEYVKVNSPAHQLNDFMLVRKLTIDMDNPQNNKLTLGTQYATFSESQLNTEKAIENVTNNISETNTKVQNFVTEQVTTLNSNIEQSAGVIRTEVAETYASKNELNEYKQTVSTQFTQTNNDFTFSFNELQQLIETVDGEQQVQFEDIRKYIRFVDGNIIIGIEGNPIIMKLQNDRLSFLRDGAEVAYISDNKLYITDAQILTSIQIGNYAFIPRTNGNLSFKWVGV